The following nucleotide sequence is from Aquificaceae bacterium.
CGGGCTATCAGAAAATTCAACTACTGCTACGTTGCTATAGGCTGAAACTCCAACTTCCCATCCTTCAAATCCACCATTACCCTTTGCCCCTCTTTTATCNNNNNNNNNNNNNNNNNNNNNNNNNNNNNNNNNNNNNNNNNNNNNNNNNNNNNNNNNNNNNNNNNNNNNNNNNNNNNNNNNNNNNNNNNNNNNNNNNNNNAAACTCCAACTTCCCATCCTTCAAATCCACCATTACCCTTTGCCCCTCTTTTATCTCACCCTTTATAATTAGGTTTGCCAGAGGAGTTTCTAAGTGCTTTTGCAGAGTTCTTTTGAGAGGTCTTGCACCATAGGCTGGGTCATAGCCGAGCTTTACAAGATGCTCCTTTGCCTTTTCTGTTAGCTCTATGGAAATGTTCCTTTCCGCCAGTCTTTTGTTTATGCTTGCCACAAGCAGGTCTATTATCTGGAATAGCTCCTTCATGGTCAAGGGTTTAAAGACAATTATCTCGTCTATCCTGTTTAGAAACTCTGGTCTGAAGTGATAACGTAGTTCTTCAAGCACCCTTTCCCTTGCCTTTTCAAACTCCCTTTGAACCCTTTCTTCGTCTCCGTCCACAGGTATGCTCAAAAGATACTGAGAGCCTATATTGGAGGTCATGATTATCACCGTGTTTCTAAAGTCCACCGTCCTTCCGTGAGAGTCTGTGAGCCTTCCATCGTCCAAAACTTGCAAAAACAGGTCAAAGACCCTTGGATGTGCCTTTTCTACCTCGTCAAGGAGCAAGACCGAATAGGGTTTTCTACGAACCGCCTCGGTGAGCTTTCCTCCCTCTTCGTATCCCACATAGCCCGGTGGTGCACCTATGAGCTTGGCTATGCTGTGCTCTTCTTTGAACTCGGACATATCAAGTCTTATTAAGGCATCTTCTTCTCCAAAGAGTAGCTCCGCAAGAGCCTTTGAAAGCTCCGTTTTTCCTACTCCCGTAGGTCCAAGGAATAGGAAGCTGGCTATGGGTCTTTTGGGGTCTTTTAGACCAGCCCTTGCCCTCCTTATGGCTTCTGCAACCGCAGTTACCGCATGCTCTTGGTCTATTACCCTCCTGTGGAGCTCCTCCTCAAGTCTAAGTAGTCTCTCCGCCTCCTCTTCCTTCAACTTTGTGACAGGTATGCCAGTCCACTCGGAGACCACCTGTGCAATATCATCCCAGCCTACTACGAGCTCCTGAGCCTTTTTGCTTTCAAGCTCTTTTAATTCCTTTTCTAACTTCACCTTTTCTATCTTTAGGTTTGCTTCCTTTTCGTAGTCTCCTCTCTCGGCTGCCTTGATTATCTCTTGGTCAAGCTCCTCTATACGCTTCTTTATTTCCGATATTCTTACCTCCGTCCCTCCTAACCTTGAAAGGAGTTCTTGCTTTTCCTTCTCAAGTTGAACCTTCTTTATCTTTAGTTGAGCTTCCTTTTCATAGTTGCCTTCAAGGTATGCCTTTTGTATCTCTTCCTCAAGGCTTCTTAGCTTTCTCTCTATTTCTTGAACCTCTGGAGGAACTGCAACCGCCATTAGCTTTTTGCGTGCGGAGGCTTGGTCAAGGGCATCTATTGCCTTGTCAGGCAATTTTCTAAAGGTCACATACCTTCTTGTGAGCTTTACCGCCGCCTCTATGGCTTCGTCAGATATCTTTACCTTGTGGTGCTTTTCCAGTTTTGGTCTTAGACCCTTAAGTATCTCTATGGTTTCTTCCTCTGTAGGCTCATCCACGTATATGGGTTGAAACCTCCTTTCAAGGGCTGGGTCCTTTTCTATGTATTTGCGATATTCGTCCACTGTGGTTGCACCTATCACTCTTATTTCTCCTCTTGCCAAAGGAGGCTTTAGCATGTTGCCAGCGTCTACCGCACCTTCTGCCTTGCCTGCACCCACCACGGTATGAATTTCATCTATAAAGAGTATTACATTGCCCTTCTGTTTTACCTCTTCCAAAAGACTTTTAAAACGCTCCTCAAATTCTCCTCTGTATTTAGAACCTGCTATGAGAGAACCCATGTCTACGGATATAATCGCCTTGTCCTGAAGCTCTACAGGCACCTCCTTGTTAACTATCCTTTGTGCCAAACCTTCCACTATGGCAGTCTTTCCAACCCCAGGGTCTCCCACAAGCACAGGGTTGTTTTTAGTCCTTCTGAGTAGCACCTCTATAAGCTGGTTTATTTCCTTTTCTCTTCCTATAACTGGGTCCAGCTTGCCCTCCCTTGCCATCTGTGTGAGGTCCACACCAAACCTCTCAAGGGGGGACTTTTCTTCTTCTCTTAGCTCTTGCACCGTATCCTTCATCTTTTCACCTCCTGTTATATCTTCTAAAATCTTACCAGCAATAGTATCCTTTGCCTCCAAAAGGCTTGCCACTATATGGTAGGGCTCCACCTGAGAAAGACCCTCGGAGACCGCTTTGTCTTGAGCCTTTTCAAGAACTCTAATAAGGTTTTGAGAGTAGTCAAAGGCAGGCTCTTTCCCAAAGACTATTTTACCCACCGCATCTATGACCCTGTCGGGAGATATGCCAAGCTCTTTGACCTGCTCTACAAGACTTGAGCTCTCAAGAGCCTTTTTTATTAGCCCATCAATACTTAGCTTGTTTTCAAGAAAGGCTCTTACATCCTCTGGCTTAAAGACAGCAGACAGGCTTCTTTCTACGCCTTCAAGCTGACTTCTATATTGGCTTTCAAGCCTTTCAAGTCGTGCCAGCTCCACATGAAGCTCTTGCAAACTCCAATAATCCCCGTATCTTCTTGCCTTTTGAAGCTCTTGGTTTAACCTCTCCTTTGCTCTTTTTATCTTGTCTAACTCTATCTGCACTTGACCTATGTCGGACTTTACCTGCATTATTTTGCTTCTCAAGTCTATAAGATGCTGGGCTTCTTGTTGAACCGCCTTGTTTATTTGAGCATGGAGCTTCTCAATGTATTCAGAAACCTTCTTATAAAAACTCTTTACATCCACCCCTCTCTTTTCAATATACTTTGAAAGAGGAGATTTTTCATCAGAAAGCATAAGAAGGAAAAGATGGTCCGTATCTACCTTGCTATCCCCCCTCTTCCTTGCCAAGTCCTTTGCCCTATTTAGGTATTCCAGAGACCTTGCAGAGAGCAGGTTTTCACTAAACATGTCCACCTCCTAAATTTGATAATGGTTTTAATAATATACTTTAGTCTTGTTTTGTCAAGTTATAAAATAAGACCTACCAAGAGCAAAAGCTCTTAGAATATTTAAGCATGTTTCCCTCAGAGTGGTGGAAAAGGGCAGAGGAGAGGGTTTATAACCTAAACAGGGCAAGAGAAAGCCTTGAGGAACTCCTCAAAAGACATCCCAACCCTCAAAGCCTCGTGGACTATCTAAACGAAAGAAGGTTTATCTTGCTTTTGGAGCTTCTTGACCAGTCTGAGTGTATAAGGAAGTTTCTAATAAACCACCCAGAAGACTTTCAAAAAACCATACCTGGGCTTTGGTATGTCTTTAAGGACAAAAGAGACTATCTTAGGGAGTTGGAGGAGCTTACCTCTCAAAGCATGTCTGACGAGGACTTTTCAAAGACCCTTGCTTACTACAGACACAGAGAGCTTATGAGGATACTTGCAAAGGAGATACTGGGAACTGCAAAATACGAAGACCTTCTGCAAGAGTATTCAAACCTGCCAGATGCCATGCTTGAGCTTGCTTACAGAAGAGCTTATCAAGAAATGGTTGAAAGATATGGAGAACCTCTTGAAGAAAGTGACAATCCAGCTACTGCTTGTATAATCGCCTTGGGAAAGCTTGGAAGCTATGAGCTCAATTACTACTCGGATATAGACATAATGTTTATCCACTCCAGCGACAAGGGACATGCAGGAAAACTTACCCTCAATGAGTTTTTTCAGAGAGTTTTCCAGAAAGTTTTTAGACTTATGACACAGATAACACCAGAAGGCAAACCCTATGAGGTGGACCTTGACCTCAGACCCTTTGGAAAGTCAGGTCCTATAAGCATGTCCTTGAGGAGCGCAGAGCTATATTATGAGTCCTATGGAAGAACGTGGGAAAGGTTTGCTCTCCTTAGGGCAAGATACTGTGCGGGAGATGAGGAGTTATACAGGGCTTTTGAGAGGGAAGTAAAAGAACCCTTTGTATTTAGAAAATCTGTTGACTATCGCATACTTGAGGAGATACAGCTCATAAAGGCTCAGATAGCCAGCGAAGCAAAGAAAAGGCTTCTTGGTAAAAACAACATAAAGACCGGAGAAGGTGGCATAAGGGAAGTGGAGTTTACAGTCCAGTCTATAGTTTTGCTCCTTGGTGGAAAGTCTCCCTTTCTTAGAGAGAGCAATACCTTTAGGGCTATATGGAAGCTAAACCAAAAGGGTGTTTTTTCTAACGAAGAGGCTATTTTTTTAGAGAGGGCTTATGAGTTTTTGAGAAGACTTGAGCACAGGCTACAGCTCCACTCTTGCACTCAAACTCAGAGCTTTTCAGAAAACGACATAAGCAGGATTGCAAGGCATATGAAAATGAAAGAACAAGAACTCATAGCTTATTACGAAAAGTATACAAAGGGTGTTAGCCTTATCTTTTCTCAGATAATGCCCTCTCAAGAAGAAGAGGAGCTACATCCCATACAAAGGGCTTTGCTCAATGGAGACCTTGAAGATGCAAAAGAGGTCCTTAGTGGCTACCGCTTTAGAGACCCCGTGAGGGCTTTCAACATTCTCCAGAGCTACATAAGCGGAAGAGAAGGTATAAAGCTCTCCACACAAGAAAAGCAGGCTTTTATAAAAGTCCTGCCACAGCTTCTTGAAAGCATGTCCCAAACGCCAGACCCAGATGAGACCCTTTCCAACTTTGACAAGTTCTTTTCTAACCCAACGGGTAGAAAGGTCATTCTTAGTCCTGCAAAGGAAGATGTAGGCAAGACACTCTGTAAGGTATTTTCCTTGTCCTCTTATCTGTCCACTCTCATAAGCAGGTATCCAGACCTTGTGGAGGATGTGCTAACCCTTTATCAGGACTTTCCAGAGGAGGAGAGCTTTATTGAAGAGTTTGAAAAATATAGGACCGCCT
It contains:
- a CDS encoding glutamine-synthetase adenylyltransferase gives rise to the protein MFPSEWWKRAEERVYNLNRARESLEELLKRHPNPQSLVDYLNERRFILLLELLDQSECIRKFLINHPEDFQKTIPGLWYVFKDKRDYLRELEELTSQSMSDEDFSKTLAYYRHRELMRILAKEILGTAKYEDLLQEYSNLPDAMLELAYRRAYQEMVERYGEPLEESDNPATACIIALGKLGSYELNYYSDIDIMFIHSSDKGHAGKLTLNEFFQRVFQKVFRLMTQITPEGKPYEVDLDLRPFGKSGPISMSLRSAELYYESYGRTWERFALLRARYCAGDEELYRAFEREVKEPFVFRKSVDYRILEEIQLIKAQIASEAKKRLLGKNNIKTGEGGIREVEFTVQSIVLLLGGKSPFLRESNTFRAIWKLNQKGVFSNEEAIFLERAYEFLRRLEHRLQLHSCTQTQSFSENDISRIARHMKMKEQELIAYYEKYTKGVSLIFSQIMPSQEEEELHPIQRALLNGDLEDAKEVLSGYRFRDPVRAFNILQSYISGREGIKLSTQEKQAFIKVLPQLLESMSQTPDPDETLSNFDKFFSNPTGRKVILSPAKEDVGKTLCKVFSLSSYLSTLISRYPDLVEDVLTLYQDFPEEESFIEEFEKYRTALNLSSENLYRRFKRVWEIRIALVYLMKREDRYKKLFSFFEKLSDLADFLMKRLWEDLGLEDILILALGKYGSRELTVGSDLDLVFVCKSAGEEKTRKAQEFIAFLTKHTSEGYLYDVDFRLRPMGSAGEIAPSLSFYKEYFQFNARTWERLAWTRCRYIAGPEDLVEEFETLLRAFLFEKPLGEKERKEIRDMRFALEGNAKKGKGLVDLKFSSGGLIDAEFLIQYYLLLERLREPSMIRACQRLMGKYPILREAYEHYTFLRLVETRLRLSKERAGSLLGPQESKKVASSLGMQEEELKEKVADSMKRLREIFLEVFD
- a CDS encoding AAA family ATPase, which translates into the protein MFSENLLSARSLEYLNRAKDLARKRGDSKVDTDHLFLLMLSDEKSPLSKYIEKRGVDVKSFYKKVSEYIEKLHAQINKAVQQEAQHLIDLRSKIMQVKSDIGQVQIELDKIKRAKERLNQELQKARRYGDYWSLQELHVELARLERLESQYRSQLEGVERSLSAVFKPEDVRAFLENKLSIDGLIKKALESSSLVEQVKELGISPDRVIDAVGKIVFGKEPAFDYSQNLIRVLEKAQDKAVSEGLSQVEPYHIVASLLEAKDTIAGKILEDITGGEKMKDTVQELREEEKSPLERFGVDLTQMAREGKLDPVIGREKEINQLIEVLLRRTKNNPVLVGDPGVGKTAIVEGLAQRIVNKEVPVELQDKAIISVDMGSLIAGSKYRGEFEERFKSLLEEVKQKGNVILFIDEIHTVVGAGKAEGAVDAGNMLKPPLARGEIRVIGATTVDEYRKYIEKDPALERRFQPIYVDEPTEEETIEILKGLRPKLEKHHKVKISDEAIEAAVKLTRRYVTFRKLPDKAIDALDQASARKKLMAVAVPPEVQEIERKLRSLEEEIQKAYLEGNYEKEAQLKIKKVQLEKEKQELLSRLGGTEVRISEIKKRIEELDQEIIKAAERGDYEKEANLKIEKVKLEKELKELESKKAQELVVGWDDIAQVVSEWTGIPVTKLKEEEAERLLRLEEELHRRVIDQEHAVTAVAEAIRRARAGLKDPKRPIASFLFLGPTGVGKTELSKALAELLFGEEDALIRLDMSEFKEEHSIAKLIGAPPGYVGYEEGGKLTEAVRRKPYSVLLLDEVEKAHPRVFDLFLQVLDDGRLTDSHGRTVDFRNTVIIMTSNIGSQYLLSIPVDGDEERVQREFEKARERVLEELRYHFRPEFLNRIDEIIVFKPLTMKELFQIIDLLVASINKRLAERNISIELTEKAKEHLVKLGYDPAYGARPLKRTLQKHLETPLANLIIKGEIKEGQRVMVDLKDGKLEF